In Legionella cincinnatiensis, the DNA window CTTCACTTACACCATCAATAATAACTTGTGAACGGTCATCATGAGTAAATTGCGCATAGAGACGAGTAATTTCATTAATATGCTCATCAGATAATTCATTTCGTTTATTACCTAGACTCTTACGCATCTTTTGGAAATGCTTAGTGGCATCGATAAGTTGAATTTTTCCTTTCCGCTCAGGTCGTTTGCGATTACTAACTAACCATACATAGGTGTAAATACCTGTGTTATAAAACAATTGATCCGGCAAAGCGATGATGGCATCTAAATAGTCATTTTCAATAATCCAACGCCGAGTATTGCTTTCACCCGAACCAGTATCTCCAGTAAATAAAGGGGAGCCATTAAAAACAATGGCAATTTTAGACCCTTCTCCATCAACATCAGGAGAGGGATGCATTTTAGACATCATATGCAATAAAAAGAGCAAAGCACCGTCATTAATTCTGGGTATGCCAGGGCCAAAACGTCCTGCAAATCCCAACTGTTTAAATTCTTTTTCCACAACATCTTGTTGGGTTTTCCATTCCACGCCAAAGGGGGGATTAGCTAACATATAATGAAAACGTTTGTCTGGATGACCGTCGCTTGTTTTCCCATCACCTAGCGTGTCACCATGAATAATGTTATCAACAGGCTCATCTTTAATTAAAAGATCTGAACAACAAATTGCGTAGGATTCTGGGTTATATTCTTGACCGAATAAAATGAGATTTGCTTGAGGATTTTGCTCACGGATATACTCTTCAGAAATAGAAAGCATCCCTCCTGTTCCACAAGTAGGATCGTAAATCGTACGTGCAATTCCTGGGGTGTAAACATCTTCATCTGAAGTATACATTAAATGCGCCATCAAGCGAATAACTTCGCGGGGGGTGAAATGGTCTCCGGCTTCTTCATTAGCTTGCTCATTAAATTTACGAACCAATTCTTCAAACACATACCCCATTTGTAGGTTATCAACGGCGTCGGGATGTAAATTGAGATCTGCAAACTCTTTAACAATAATGAATAGGCGATTGGCGTTATCAAGCTTTTCAATTTCTTGCTCAAACTTAAATTTTTCAAAGATATCTTGTGCCTTCGGCGAAAACCCATTGATATAGGTAACTAAATTGCGAGCGATATTATCCGGATCTGCGAGCAATTTTTTAAATGTGTATCTACTAATATTATAAAGAGGTTGGGCTCTATCTGCTGATGCGAATCTCCCTAATATTTTATGAATTGCCTCTTCAGTATGGCCTTGTGCCTGTAATTTTTCATATTGCTCAATAACTTTATCTTTGGTTGGTTCAAGAACACAATCCATACGACGAAGGACAGTCATTGGCAACATGACATGACGATACTGAGGTGGTCGATAAGGGCCACGTAATTTATTTGCAATATTCCAAATAAAACCAATTAAATGATCAAAACCATTACTCATCGACAATTTCTCCCTTAGGGGCAGCCATAAATTGGCCTTTTGTTAATTTCTCAATTTCATCACGACGAAAACGCCACGCACCACCAATTTTAAAGCCTGGTATTTTACCCTCTGCCGCAAAACGATAGGCTGTTTTCTCATTAATTTTTAAATATTCAGCCAACTCTTTGATTACCAGGATCTCATCGTCTTTCATGAAAATGTATTCCATTAAAATGAATTAAATGGAAAATAATGGAAATTATGGGAAAGTTCAAGCACTTTGTAGGTTCTTGACTATTCTAAATTCTAGAATATGGAATAGATGGAACTACAAAATTAAAATTTCTTGATTGGGTTTTGATTTGATAATAAAACAAGAACGAGCGGCTATGACCTTAATAAGTAAGCACTTTTTGGAGGGACTTTATTACCTGCATATCATGTGCCTCCATTAGCCTATCAAATGTACTCCAATGCATGCCTTTTGGCTTATCTTCGTGTCCATTGAGTAAACCAGGTTCCCATCCTAATCGAGCACGAATTTTATCAACATTCTGTATCGCTCTGTCCTCAGGAGTTTGCAGTTGGCTAAAATAAACCAACCTATAACAATGTCGACAAGCAAAGAGTGTATCGCCTAAATACAACTTCGCCACTCGTCGGGAGCATTTTTTGATGGGACAGATAAACCATGGTCGACCACCCCCATAGTGGCAATCCGTCCATGTTAGTGCCACGCTATAGCGAAGCTCTTCTCCAAGCCTGTTAAAGTGGTGCAACAACAATTCATCTATTTTGGTAACAATATACACAGAAGCTATCTTTGCTTTATCAGCGTTATACCAAATTCGAGTAACACCTTGATCTGACTTGAATAGGTCCTTTCGATATAGCGTTCGTACATCCAGTTGAGGATATTTTGATGTGGTTCTTATATTTCTTCGCCAGATGCGACCGCTCCCAAAGCCACCCATATTAATTCCTCGCTGATTTAATCGAAATCATTAGTTAAATTGAACCAAATCACTCTAAAATTGCAGTGCTACTGCTACTGCTACTGTTGCTATTTCTGCTACTGTTGCTATTTCTGCTACTGTTGCTATTTCTGCTACTGTTGCTATTTCTGCTACTGATATTTCCTGCATTCTGATACCAATAGCAATAGTAGCAACATTAGCAGGTAGTGCTATTGCTGATTAGTTTTATCCAATAGCATAGGATTAATTTCAATCCATTTTTTTCTGGATGATTTCACAATTTTTGCGCGATGATATTGCTGCAGTATATTTATAGTTTCAGATAATGCTTGCTCCGTTCTCATACTAGCAGGCCCATGTTGTAAAACGATCTTAGTAGGAATTTTATCAACATTATTTTTCTGGCAATAGGCAATAAGCCACTTTTCTAGTTTGACTAAATTGGTGAGCTCAGGAGACAAGGATAGCTCGCCGAAAAATCTCTTTGACTCATTTAAATGCCACAATACAAGACAGCTTGCCTTTTCAAATAAATCTATTTGAATTTCACTATCAATTTCCTTTTCAAATCCTTGAAACAATGCTGATAGTCTAGCAGCATTATCAGCTATTTTACTCGCCACATCACGTACATCATATAAGTCTCCTGTTTGATGAAGCTGATTTTCAATCATGTCATGAAATCTAACCCAGGCATCTTTTGCTTCAGGAGAAAATGACATTAATCTTGGTGTTAATTCTGCATGACTATCAAATGGAGCCGCTTTATCAAGTATTTGAGTAATACGTTGGTGAAAGTTACCTAAGGCAGGCCATTTTTCAGG includes these proteins:
- a CDS encoding type I restriction-modification system subunit M, which codes for MSNGFDHLIGFIWNIANKLRGPYRPPQYRHVMLPMTVLRRMDCVLEPTKDKVIEQYEKLQAQGHTEEAIHKILGRFASADRAQPLYNISRYTFKKLLADPDNIARNLVTYINGFSPKAQDIFEKFKFEQEIEKLDNANRLFIIVKEFADLNLHPDAVDNLQMGYVFEELVRKFNEQANEEAGDHFTPREVIRLMAHLMYTSDEDVYTPGIARTIYDPTCGTGGMLSISEEYIREQNPQANLILFGQEYNPESYAICCSDLLIKDEPVDNIIHGDTLGDGKTSDGHPDKRFHYMLANPPFGVEWKTQQDVVEKEFKQLGFAGRFGPGIPRINDGALLFLLHMMSKMHPSPDVDGEGSKIAIVFNGSPLFTGDTGSGESNTRRWIIENDYLDAIIALPDQLFYNTGIYTYVWLVSNRKRPERKGKIQLIDATKHFQKMRKSLGNKRNELSDEHINEITRLYAQFTHDDRSQVIIDGVSEERVCSKIFDNREFGYLKITVERPLKLNFQINPERMERLKTETAFINLAESKKRKDSAAIRAEIAEGEQLQQSIIAMLSMISSEVIYKNRDEFNQVLQAAIKKCELKLTAPLKKAIFNALSERDDTADICVDSKGHPEADSELRDTELVPLPPDIPLPLPIDYDAKADNRQLLALVYSHCETYLKNEVLPHVPDAWIDHSKTKVGYEIPLNRHFYVYKPPRALEEIEADIKKIEQEILLMLKGVVA
- a CDS encoding helix-turn-helix domain-containing protein — its product is MKDDEILVIKELAEYLKINEKTAYRFAAEGKIPGFKIGGAWRFRRDEIEKLTKGQFMAAPKGEIVDE